Sequence from the Mycobacterium florentinum genome:
AGGTAAAGATTCGCACACCGCCGCGTTTCGCACCGAACTTCTTGACAATCTCGCGTGCAATATGTGCCGCCGTTGATCTCCCACCGGGGCCGACCGGCGGGCTTGATGCGCCAAATGTGTTGCCGTACAAGCGTTTTAGGTACTATCGACCGCGGCGCACCCGGCGGTGTGTCCCCCGAACGGGGGACAGCGGATATCCACCCCTAATTCAGCCGGTTGTGGGATACCGGCGAGTCGCGAATCCCGGAAAACTAGTTCTCGCAGCGGGGATCTCGTCGCTCCTTCCAACAACGAGGCTCCCCTCCTCTCATATCGGCTTCCCCTCCGATTGGCGAGATCCCCGCTGAATACTCTTCCCAGATCCTCTCTAGACCTTTTCGATGCCGGCGATATTGCGCTTACCGCGCCGCAGCACCAGCCATCGGCCGTAGAGGAAATCCGAGTCCTGCGGAGACCATTCGTCGCTCTCGATCCGAATGTTGTTGACCGAAACGCCGCCCTCGCCGATCGTGCGTCGCGCGGCGCCTTTACTGGCCGACAGGCCGCTGGCCACCAACAGATCGACAATCCCGTCCGGGCCACCGGGTTTGAGCTCGGCGACCGACGCCTCGCGCAGCGCGGCGGCCAGCGTCGCCTCGTCCAGACGGTCGAGCTCGCCCTGACCGAAGAGCGCCTTGCTGGCATGCTCGACGGCCGCGGTGGCCTCCTCGCCGTGCACCAGGACGGTGAGTTCGGTCGCCAGCCGGCGCTGAGCGGCGCGTTGTTGCGGACGCTCGGCGGTCGCCTGTTCAAGCTCGGCCAGCTCCTCGGCGGACAGGAAAGTGAACCACCGCAGATAGCGAATGACGTCGGCGTCGGCGGTGTTGACGAAGTACTGGTACCAGGCATAAGGACTGGTCAGCTGCGGGTCCAGCCACAGGTTGCCGCCGCCGGTGGATTTGCCGAACTTGGTGCCGTCGGCGGCGGTGACCAGCGGGACCGTGAGCGCGTGCACCGTCGCGCCGAGCTTCTGGCGCACCAGGCGCACCCCGGCGATGATGTTGCCCCACTGATCCGAGCCGCCGATCTGCAGCGCGCAGCCATGGCGCTGGTGCAATTCCACGTAGTCGTTGGCCTGCAGGAGCATGTAGCTGAACTCGGTGTAGGAGATCCCGTCGCCGTCGAGGCGCCGCCGGATGGTGTCGCGATCCAGCATTACGTTGACCGAGAAGTGCTTGCCGAGATCCCGCAGGAACTCGATCGCCGACATCGGCGCCGTCCACTCGAGGTTGTCGGCGACGATCGCGCCGGTGGGTGAGTCGTCGAAGTCGACGAAGCGTTCGAGCTGCCCGCGAATACGTTCGGTCCATTCGGCGACGGTGCCGGCCTCGTGCAGGCTGCGTTCGCCGACCTCACGCGGGTCCCCGATCATGCCGGTGGCGCCGCCCGCGAGCACGATGGGCCGGTGCCCGGCCCGCTGAAAGCGCCGCAGTGCCAGCAGCGGCACCAGATGCCCCGCATGCAGGCTCGGCGCGGTGGGGTCGAAGCCGGCGTACACGGTCAGCGGTCCGCGCTGCGCTTCGGCGGCCAGGGCGTCGAGGTCGGTGGACTGCGCGATCAGTCCACGCCAGCCCAGCTCGTCGAGGATCATGGGCAAGAGGCTAGTCGCTGGCGCCGGGGGCAGGTGCCCGCGGACTTCGCCGATACGCCGAGACTTCCGGTCGCCCGGCCAGCCACAGTCGCCACGGCCGGTCGGCGGCCTGGCTGATGCCCACGCGTGGGCCCGCGACTGCCCCGTTAACCGCATGCAGCGTCAGCGTCACCGGACTACCCGGATCGAAGAGATCAATCCCGTTGTCGGACATCGTAATTCCCAACGCCGAACACAGATTTCCGGGACCACGCGCCAGCGCGGCGGCGCGGACGGCCGGACCGCGACGGGTCTGGGCCACGTCGGCGCCGTCCTCGATCACGGCGGCGCGCAGCAGCACCGCGGCGGCCGTGCCGTCGGGGCCGCACGAGACGTTGGCGCAGGTGTGGATCCCGTGGCTGAGGTAGGTGTACAGGCGGCCCGGGGGCCCGAACATCACGCCGTTGCGGCCGCTGCGGCCCCGGTAGGAATGTGCCGCCGCGTCCGGCCAGGGTCCGTCGGGAACGCCTCCGTAGGCCTCGACCTCGACGACGGTCGCGCGCACGCCCCGCCCGGCAAGCGTTGCGCCGAGCAGCCGGTGCGCGGCCGCGACCGGGTCAACTACCAGCTCGCCTGCACGCACCCACCGAACCTACCGAGAGCACAAACATGGCAAACTCTCCGGTTGCCGCCAGGCAAAGGAGCCCACAATGCATGCAATCGACCCCGCCGCCACCGCGTGGCTGCTGGCCAGTACCGCACTGGTCCTACTGATGACCCCCGGCCTGGCGATCTTCTACGGCGGCATGGTCCGCACCACCGGGGTGCTCAACATGATCATGATGAGCTTCGTCTCCATCCCACTCGTCACCGTGGCGTGGCTGCTGGTCGGCTACACGCTCGCGTTCTCCGAGGACGGGGCGGGCGGGTTCATCGGCAACCTCAGCCATGTCGGGATGCTCGGGATCACGCCCGACACCGTGCACGGCACGGTGCCCGAACTGCTCTATGCCACCTTCCAATTGACCTTCGCGATCATCACCGCGGCCCTGGTCAGTGGCGCGATCGCCGACCGCGCCCGCTTCGCCGCCTGGATCGTGTTCGTTCCGGTCTGGGCGATCGTCGTGTATTCAGTTGTCGCACACTGGGTGTGGGGGCCGGGTGGCTGGCTGAACAAGATGGGCGTGCTGGACTACGCGGGCGGCCTGGTCGTCGAGATCGTCTCCGGTTCCTCGGCGCTGGCGCTGGCGCTGGTGCTCGGACCGCGCATCGGCTTCAAGAAGGACGCGATGCGCCCGCACAATCTGCCGCTGCTCTTCGTCGGGGTCGGGCTGCTGTGGTTCGGCTGGTTCGGCTTCAACGCCGGTTCGGCGTTGGCGGCCAACGGAACTGCCGCGGCGATCTTCCTCAACACGCTCGTCGCCGGTTGCCTCGGCATGCTCGGCTGGCTCACGGTCGAGCAGATCCGCGACGGCAGGCCGACAACGTTCGGGGCGGCATCCGGGGTGGTCGCCGGTCTCGTCGCGATCACCCCGTCGTGCGGCACCGTCAACACGCTCGGCGCGGCGGCGGTCGGCCTCGCCGCGGGCGTGGTGTGCGCGTTCGCGGTGACCGCGAAATTGCGCTTCAACTATGACGATTCGCTCGACGTCGTCGGTGTGCACTTCGTCGGCGGGGTGGTCGGGGTCTTCCTGATCGGGCTGCTCGCCACGGCCGTCATGACGTCGGGCCCGCAGGGACTGTTCTACGGGGGTGGCTTCGGCCAGCTCGGCAAGCAGACGCTCGCGATCGCCGTCGTCGCGGTGTACGCGTTCGCGGTGACCTTCATTCTGGCGAAGGTGATCGAGCGGGTGATGGGCTTCCGGCTCAGCCCCGAGGACGAAACCACCGGCGTCGACTTCACCCAGCACGCCGAAACGGCCTACGCCGAGGGCGTGCACGGACACCTGCCGCTGCGCCGTCCCGGTTCGCCCACCTGAATCAACGCCGTCGCGCTGACCGAGCGCGCCGGCCGCAGTCACAGGGGCCGCGTCCGTAACGCGGCCTGACCATGCGGTGATTTGCATCTGCGCCGCCACACCCCCTTGACACTGCCGGGCCGCGGGCGGATATTCATCACATGATGATTTCATCTCGTGATGAATTAATCCGTCCTCAAGGCGAGGCCGCTATCGACATCGCGCATCTGCGGGTTATCCGCGGCAACCGCCCCGCTCTGCACGACGTCTCGGTGCGGATCGCGAAGGGCAGCATCACCGGCCTGCTCGGCCCTTCGGGCTGCGGCAAGACCACGTTGATGCGCTGCATCGTCGGCACGCAGATCGTCACGTCGGGAACCGTGACCGTGCTCGGCAGACCCGCCGGCTCTCCCGAGCTGCGCCGCCGCGTCGGTTACCTGCCGCAGGACCCGACCATCTACAACGACCTGCGGATCGTCGACAACGTTCGCTACTTCGCTTCGCTGTACGGCTTCGACAGCCGGGCCGCCGACGACGCGATCGAGCGGGTCGGGCTGACCGACCACCGCACCGCGTTCAGCGCCAACCTGTCCGGCGGCCAGCGCACCAGGGTGTCGCTGGCGTGCGCATTGGTGTGCCAGCCGGAGCTGCTGGTGCTCGACGAGCCCACCGTCGGTTTGGACCCGGTACTGCGGGCCGACCTCTGGGAGCAGTTCAACGAACTCGCCCGCGCCGGAACCACCCTGCTGGTCTCGAGCCACGTGATGGACGAGGCCGACCACTGCGGGGACCTGTTGCTGATGCGCGACGGGAACTTGGTCGCCCACACCACGCCGACCCAACTACGAGAGGACACCGGATGCACGTCTCTGGAGGACGCGTTTCTGTCCATCATCAAGCGCACCATGGCGCCCGCCGGTCCGAAAGCGGGATGAGCCTCAAGGGGTACACGGCCACCACGACGCGGATCCTGCGCCAGCTGGCCTCCGATCACCGCAGTGTCGCGATGATCCTGGCGGTGCCGGTTTTGGTTATCACCTTGATGTACTTCATGTTTCACAATGCGCGGCACCTACCCGGCACGCCGTCGCCGTTCAACAATGCGTGCCTGATCCTGCTCGGCCTCTTCCCGCTGTTCGTGATGTTCATCATCACGGCGATCACGATGCAGCGGGAACGAGCCTCCGGGACGCTGGAACGAATTCTGACCACTCCCCTCCGCCGGCTCGACCTGCTGATCGCCTACGGCACCGCCTTCTCGATCGCCGCGGCCGCCCAGGCGACGGTGGCGTGCACCGTGTCGTTCTGGTCCCTCGGCTTCGACACGGCGGGCAGCTGGGTGTGGGTATTCGTGATCGCGATCGTCAACGCGGTGCTCGGCGTCGGCCTGGGCCTGCTGTGTAGTGCGTTCGCGCGCACCGAGTTTCAGGCCGTGCAGTTCATCCCGCTGGTGATGGTGCCGCAGCTGCTGCTCGCCGGCATCATCGTTCCCCGCGCGCTGATGCCAGACTGGTTGCAATGGATCAGCAATGTGCTGCCGGCCAGCTACGCGCTGGAGGCTCTGCAACAGGTGAGTTCGCATACCGAGCTGACCGGGACCGCGGTGCGCGACATCGTCGTCGTGGCGGGTTCCGCGTTCGCGGCGCTGTGCCTGGCCGCTGCGACGCTGCGGCGCCGGACGCCATAACGTGACGGCCACCAACACCGGGCGCCGGCGGCCCGGGCGGCCGGCCGGAAACTCCGACACCCGCGATCGCATCCTGACCAGCGCGCGAGAACTATTCGCCCGCAACGGCATTGACCGTACTTCGATACGGGCCGTGGCCGCGGCGGCGGGTGTGGATTCCGCGCTGGTGCATCACTACTTCGGGACCAAACAGCAGCTGTTCGCCGCGGCGATACATCTGCCGATCGATCCCATGACGGTGCTTGGGCCGATACGCGAGACTCCGGTCGAAGAACTCGGGCTGCGGCTCCCGTCGCTGCTCTTGCACATCTGGGACTCCGAGCTGGGAGCCGGCTTGATCGCGACCATGCGGTCGTTGCTGTCCGGTGCCGAGGTGAGCTTGGTGCGCTCCTTTTTCCAGGAGGTGATCGTCGGCGAAGTCGGGCCGCGCGTCGACAATCCACCGGGCACGGGCCGCATCCGCATCCAGTTCGCCGCGTCGCAGTTGATGGGCGTGGTGATGGCCCGCTACATCCTCGAATTGGAGCCGTTCGCGTCGCTGCCGGCCGACCAGGTCGTGGCGATGATCGCACCGAACCTGCAGCGCTACCTCACTGGGGAGTTGCCGGACGGGCTCGTTCCATGAGACGGGCGTGCTCGTCGTCGTCGTCGACATCGCGCGCCTCGTCGATCAGCAGCACCGGGATGCCGTCCTCGATGCGGTAGGCGCGGCGCAGTCGCGGGTTGTAGAGCAGTTCGTCACCAACCAGCAGCAGCGGGCCGCGGTCCTGCGGGCAGACGAGAATGCTCAGCAGCGTGTCGTCAAGCATCAGTGCCCTTGTAGGTGGCGCTCAGCTCGGCCCGCACCGCCGGCGTCAGCTTGCGGTACTGCTCGCTGGCGACATCGAAATACCAGGCGTGGCGCCCGGATTTGGGGATCCCGGCCGCCCGCAGCGCGCTGACCGTCGGACGATAGGTGGCGCTGAGCGTCATCTCCGGCACCACGTGCACGATGTCGGGCCCGAGCCCGACGGGCATCTCGGCGAACGCCTCGGTCAGGTCGGCCGCGGTGATGCTGGCTCCCGGTAGCAGCGTCACCGCGGACAGCGCCACCTCCTGGTTACCGAACGGCACGTTGTAGGTCACCGCCAGGTCCACACCGTTGATCAGGCCGAGCGCGTCGGTGACCGCGTCGGAATAGACCAGCCCGCGCCCGGTGTGCACCACCGAGCCGCGCCTGCCCAGCAGCCAGTAGTCCCCGTCCTCGTCGCGGCGGAACAGGTTCTCGGTGGAGATCCAGGTGTCGGCGGGCGCGAAGACCCCGCGTTTGACCGACGCCGTCGGATCGATCGGTCCTCGGGATGCCGCGAGCAGCACGCCGACCTGATTCGCATCGGCGACCTGCACGAAGCCCCGTTCGTCTTCCAGGATCAGGTCGTGTTCGGTGTCGTAGGCGCCGAGCTCGATACGGCCGGCGCCGGGCAGCGGGCGGCCCTTGCTGCCGATCTTGGCGCCGGACACGTTGGCCAGCACCGCCTGTCCGTCGGTGGTGGCGAAGAACTCGACGACGTGTGCGGGGGCGAACGCGTCGACCACCCGCTGCCACAACCCGGTCGGCATACCCGAGCCGATGAACAGCCGAACCGGGTGATTGCCGTGCAGCACAAAGGCGGGATCGTCGACGATGTCGCGGAGCATCGCCCAGGTGTAGGACACCACGGTGACGCCGTATTGCCGTATCTCGTGGACGAAACGGTCGGCATGCAGGCCGCGCGACAACGCGATGCGGGTTCCGCCGACGACCGCGCCGCCCAGCGCAACCAGCAGCGCGGACTCGTGATGCAGCGGCGTCAGGCAGTACACGGTGTCGCGGCCCTCCAGGCCGGCCGCCGAGGCGGTTCCGAACGCCGACACGGCCCACCGGTAGTTGGTGATCTGCTTGGCGACCAGTTCGCCGCCGGCCGAGCTGAGCGCGATGAACGCCAGGTCGCGGGCCAGCCCCGGGTTGGGCCGGTACCAGGCGGGCAGGTCTACGGCGTCCGGGTCGATCTGTTCCATGTCGATGACGTTGCCGTCATCGGGCAGGTCCAGGTTGCGCGCCTCACCACCACCGAGCACCAGCACCTGTCCCGGCCATTGGCGCGCGGCCTCCAGGTTGGTGGGGTCGGTCAGGATCTCGGTGACGCGCCCGAGCCGGACCGACGCGGCCAGGTCCGCCTCCGGGTGCATCACCACCGCGACGGCGCCCAACCGCGACAGCGCGGCGATCGCGACCAGAGCACTGGGCCGGGTCTCCATCAGCACGCCCACCCGGTCGCCCTGCCGGACGCCGACCTGAATCAGGCCGCGGACGACGTTGTTGATGCGCCGGTCGACCGCTTCGTAGGTGTGCACGCGTCCGTCGAACAGCAGGAACTCGCCGCGCGGGGACCTGCTGGCCTGCTCGCTGATGATGCGGCCCAACGAGATTCGCGTGTGGTCGTTGATCTGTCCGAGCCGGGCCAGCCGGGGCAGCGTGCGTGCGGTCTCCACGGCCAGGGTCCGCATGGACTTGTTGGCCGCGACCGCCGCCCCGGTGGCGCCGCGGACCAACTCCAGCGCCGCCTCCGATGCCTCACCGAGGCCGTGCGTGATCCGCGAGCTCAGCGCGACGCCGCTGTCGGTGTGCTCTTCGGGCTGATCGGCCATCAGGTCGATGCCGGCCGGCTTGTCGCCGCCGGAGGACAGCCACTCGATCCACGCGGCGACGGTGGGCCAACCCTGCTCTGCGGCTTTGGATCCGACGACCAGGCCGAAATGGCCGGTGCGGATGCGGGCCTCGTAGACCTCGGCGTCGGGCGCCGCCCGCCGGATGCCTCGCACCGACGCCGGCTGGCCGATGTCGTCGACCTCGCCGACGAAGGCCAGCACCGGGCAGGTGATGTCGGTCAGCGTGACCATCTGCCCGTTGACGGCGAAACCCCCGGTCATCATGCGGTTGTGCGCGATGAACTGCTTGAGCAGCTCGGAGATCGCCGGGCCGGACCAGGCGATCCACCCCTCGCGCTCGAGGAATCGGCGCTGTTGTTCGCGGGGCAGCAATGCCTCGCGGTCGTGCAACTGACGCACGAAGTCGACCCGGGCCTTGGCGGTCTTCAGCGGGTCGAGCATCTGGAAGCCGGCGCGCGCCATCCAGCCGGGGATGGCCAGTCGGCTGAAGACGTGATCGGCCATGAAGTTGGCGACGGGCGGGGCAAAGTTTGCCGGGATGCCCATCGGCAGGGCGGCCAGGGTGTCCACCGGCGACCCGAAGGTGACGATGCTGGCCAGCGCCTTCGAACGCCGGTAAGCGGCGACCTGATAGCACCACATCCCGCCCTGCGAATACCCGACCAGGTGCACGTCGGTGCCGGTGGCGTCCCGGACCGTGTCGATGGCCTGGCTGAGCGCGACGATGTGGTCGGCCAGGTTGCGGCGCATGCCGCCCTCGACCTTGTCCGGTGAACCGAAGTCGATGACCCAGCAGTCCAGCCCGTGCGAATGTAGGATGCCGACCGCGCCGTCTTCGCGGGTCACGTCCCACATGTCGGCCGACATCATCATCGGGTGCACCATCAGCACCGGCGGGCCGACCGGCCGCTGCCCGGGGCGATTGTCCGGCGGAAAGTAGCGCCGGAGCTTGTACATCGGCACGCTCTCGACGATCTGCGACGGCGACGGAACGGTGCCGGTCTCCAAGCCCCCCAGCCGCAAGACCTCCAGGCCGTTCTGGGCCGTCGCGACCAGTCGTTCCACCGGCCGCGTGATCATCGACAAGTTCAGATCCATCGCTGCTCCCCACTCTCGACAGCTGAGACATCATGGCACATCAGGGCGGGTAAGACGGCGGGACCTGGACTTCTCATCAGCCGCCGCACTCGTGGCGATCGTTCGTCGATTCCGGTCCCGGCCTTTCAACGCGGCATCGGCGATGCGCGCTGGGTCAGCCATGAAGGCCTTCGGGGTGCGGCTCTCGGCAGCGAGCATGCCTGCCACTTCCGCAAGTTCGGTGCGGACGCCCCCAGGACACAACGCAGTGACGGTCACGCCACTGCGGCCAAGCTCCCAGTCCAGCGATTCGGCCAGCGACGTCACCGCTGCCTTCGTTGCGGCGTATGCCTGAAAATGCGGCATCGGTTGGTTGCCGGCCATCGACGAGACGAGCAGGATCGCCCCGCTGCGGCGCTCCACCATCGCCGGCGCGAGCGATCGGACAAGCAGAAGCGATCCCTCCACGTTGGTGCGGATCAGCTGCTGAATCCGCTCGGGATCGGCGTCTATGAACGCGCCGCCCATCCCGAATCCGGCGCACGGGACCAGCACGTCGACTTCGAGTCGGAGCCCCCGGATTTCAGTCAGCAACGTGGCGCGCCCCGTGGGATCGCTGACGTCGGCGGCGATCACCTCGATGCGGCGGCCACCACGGCGCAGCTCCCTTGCCAGCGATTCGAGCCGCTCACGGCGCCGCGCGACGAGGATCGCATCATGGCCGATAGCCACGAGTCCGCGTGCCAGCTCGGTACCGATACCGGACGAGGCGCCCGTGATAAGAGCGACGGCGCCGGGTCGTGGGGCGGGAATGGCCATGACGCGCGGTCACCCGAGCAGCGCGTCAGTCGGCCACGATCGCGGCGGAATTGGAGCACATCTGAGCCCACATCTGAAAGCCGAAGCGTTCGGCGTCGACACCGTCCTCGATTCCCTGCGCCGGCGTGCGGCCCTCGGTCTCACGGCTGAACTTGCTCGCGTCAGAACTGACCGCACCGGCAATGATGAACGCGCTGAAGTCGTCGGCGACGGGTGCCAACTGGGCGCCTACGGTCCCCGCACTGGTTGCGGTCTCAGTCATATTTTTACTCCTGATTCAAAATTGTGATACCGATCACCGTATTCAGTACGGTATTTATGTGT
This genomic interval carries:
- a CDS encoding TetR/AcrR family transcriptional regulator, with the protein product MTATNTGRRRPGRPAGNSDTRDRILTSARELFARNGIDRTSIRAVAAAAGVDSALVHHYFGTKQQLFAAAIHLPIDPMTVLGPIRETPVEELGLRLPSLLLHIWDSELGAGLIATMRSLLSGAEVSLVRSFFQEVIVGEVGPRVDNPPGTGRIRIQFAASQLMGVVMARYILELEPFASLPADQVVAMIAPNLQRYLTGELPDGLVP
- a CDS encoding ABC transporter ATP-binding protein, producing MMISSRDELIRPQGEAAIDIAHLRVIRGNRPALHDVSVRIAKGSITGLLGPSGCGKTTLMRCIVGTQIVTSGTVTVLGRPAGSPELRRRVGYLPQDPTIYNDLRIVDNVRYFASLYGFDSRAADDAIERVGLTDHRTAFSANLSGGQRTRVSLACALVCQPELLVLDEPTVGLDPVLRADLWEQFNELARAGTTLLVSSHVMDEADHCGDLLLMRDGNLVAHTTPTQLREDTGCTSLEDAFLSIIKRTMAPAGPKAG
- the tyrS gene encoding tyrosine--tRNA ligase codes for the protein MILDELGWRGLIAQSTDLDALAAEAQRGPLTVYAGFDPTAPSLHAGHLVPLLALRRFQRAGHRPIVLAGGATGMIGDPREVGERSLHEAGTVAEWTERIRGQLERFVDFDDSPTGAIVADNLEWTAPMSAIEFLRDLGKHFSVNVMLDRDTIRRRLDGDGISYTEFSYMLLQANDYVELHQRHGCALQIGGSDQWGNIIAGVRLVRQKLGATVHALTVPLVTAADGTKFGKSTGGGNLWLDPQLTSPYAWYQYFVNTADADVIRYLRWFTFLSAEELAELEQATAERPQQRAAQRRLATELTVLVHGEEATAAVEHASKALFGQGELDRLDEATLAAALREASVAELKPGGPDGIVDLLVASGLSASKGAARRTIGEGGVSVNNIRIESDEWSPQDSDFLYGRWLVLRRGKRNIAGIEKV
- a CDS encoding SDR family NAD(P)-dependent oxidoreductase, coding for MAIPAPRPGAVALITGASSGIGTELARGLVAIGHDAILVARRRERLESLARELRRGGRRIEVIAADVSDPTGRATLLTEIRGLRLEVDVLVPCAGFGMGGAFIDADPERIQQLIRTNVEGSLLLVRSLAPAMVERRSGAILLVSSMAGNQPMPHFQAYAATKAAVTSLAESLDWELGRSGVTVTALCPGGVRTELAEVAGMLAAESRTPKAFMADPARIADAALKGRDRNRRTIATSAAADEKSRSRRLTRPDVP
- a CDS encoding acyl-CoA synthetase, giving the protein MDLNLSMITRPVERLVATAQNGLEVLRLGGLETGTVPSPSQIVESVPMYKLRRYFPPDNRPGQRPVGPPVLMVHPMMMSADMWDVTREDGAVGILHSHGLDCWVIDFGSPDKVEGGMRRNLADHIVALSQAIDTVRDATGTDVHLVGYSQGGMWCYQVAAYRRSKALASIVTFGSPVDTLAALPMGIPANFAPPVANFMADHVFSRLAIPGWMARAGFQMLDPLKTAKARVDFVRQLHDREALLPREQQRRFLEREGWIAWSGPAISELLKQFIAHNRMMTGGFAVNGQMVTLTDITCPVLAFVGEVDDIGQPASVRGIRRAAPDAEVYEARIRTGHFGLVVGSKAAEQGWPTVAAWIEWLSSGGDKPAGIDLMADQPEEHTDSGVALSSRITHGLGEASEAALELVRGATGAAVAANKSMRTLAVETARTLPRLARLGQINDHTRISLGRIISEQASRSPRGEFLLFDGRVHTYEAVDRRINNVVRGLIQVGVRQGDRVGVLMETRPSALVAIAALSRLGAVAVVMHPEADLAASVRLGRVTEILTDPTNLEAARQWPGQVLVLGGGEARNLDLPDDGNVIDMEQIDPDAVDLPAWYRPNPGLARDLAFIALSSAGGELVAKQITNYRWAVSAFGTASAAGLEGRDTVYCLTPLHHESALLVALGGAVVGGTRIALSRGLHADRFVHEIRQYGVTVVSYTWAMLRDIVDDPAFVLHGNHPVRLFIGSGMPTGLWQRVVDAFAPAHVVEFFATTDGQAVLANVSGAKIGSKGRPLPGAGRIELGAYDTEHDLILEDERGFVQVADANQVGVLLAASRGPIDPTASVKRGVFAPADTWISTENLFRRDEDGDYWLLGRRGSVVHTGRGLVYSDAVTDALGLINGVDLAVTYNVPFGNQEVALSAVTLLPGASITAADLTEAFAEMPVGLGPDIVHVVPEMTLSATYRPTVSALRAAGIPKSGRHAWYFDVASEQYRKLTPAVRAELSATYKGTDA
- a CDS encoding ABC transporter permease, whose product is MSLKGYTATTTRILRQLASDHRSVAMILAVPVLVITLMYFMFHNARHLPGTPSPFNNACLILLGLFPLFVMFIITAITMQRERASGTLERILTTPLRRLDLLIAYGTAFSIAAAAQATVACTVSFWSLGFDTAGSWVWVFVIAIVNAVLGVGLGLLCSAFARTEFQAVQFIPLVMVPQLLLAGIIVPRALMPDWLQWISNVLPASYALEALQQVSSHTELTGTAVRDIVVVAGSAFAALCLAAATLRRRTP
- a CDS encoding ammonium transporter; amino-acid sequence: MHAIDPAATAWLLASTALVLLMTPGLAIFYGGMVRTTGVLNMIMMSFVSIPLVTVAWLLVGYTLAFSEDGAGGFIGNLSHVGMLGITPDTVHGTVPELLYATFQLTFAIITAALVSGAIADRARFAAWIVFVPVWAIVVYSVVAHWVWGPGGWLNKMGVLDYAGGLVVEIVSGSSALALALVLGPRIGFKKDAMRPHNLPLLFVGVGLLWFGWFGFNAGSALAANGTAAAIFLNTLVAGCLGMLGWLTVEQIRDGRPTTFGAASGVVAGLVAITPSCGTVNTLGAAAVGLAAGVVCAFAVTAKLRFNYDDSLDVVGVHFVGGVVGVFLIGLLATAVMTSGPQGLFYGGGFGQLGKQTLAIAVVAVYAFAVTFILAKVIERVMGFRLSPEDETTGVDFTQHAETAYAEGVHGHLPLRRPGSPT
- a CDS encoding Trm112 family protein, with the protein product MLDDTLLSILVCPQDRGPLLLVGDELLYNPRLRRAYRIEDGIPVLLIDEARDVDDDDEHARLMERARPATPQ
- a CDS encoding DNA-3-methyladenine glycosylase — protein: MRAGELVVDPVAAAHRLLGATLAGRGVRATVVEVEAYGGVPDGPWPDAAAHSYRGRSGRNGVMFGPPGRLYTYLSHGIHTCANVSCGPDGTAAAVLLRAAVIEDGADVAQTRRGPAVRAAALARGPGNLCSALGITMSDNGIDLFDPGSPVTLTLHAVNGAVAGPRVGISQAADRPWRLWLAGRPEVSAYRRSPRAPAPGASD